AACGTCAACCCGGTGATGGAAATGATCGACCTGATGGCCGCCACGCGCGCGTACGAGGCGAACGTCAGCGCCATCCAGGCTCTGAAGTCCATGATGCAGAAAGCGCTCGAGCTGGGGCGCTAGCCCCACACTGAGGATTCGCGATGGCCGACATCGCCCCGCAGCCGATCGCCTCACCCGCCCTGCGGGTGGCCCCGCCGCGGCCGCCGCAGCCGCCCGTCGTGCCCGGCGCGGGAGCGGGCGCGGTGAACGGCGCGCTCCCGACGAGCTTCGGCGACCTGCTCCGGGACGCCATTGCTGCAGTCAACCAGGCCCAGCGGTCGGCCGAAGAGGCCGCCCAGACCTTCGCCACCGGGCAGACGCGGGACGTAACTCCCACCCTGATCGCCGTGGAGAAGGCCAACGTGACCTTCCAGCTCCTCCTCCAGGTCCGAAACCGCCTGCTCGAGGCGTACCAGGAAGTCCTGCGAATTCAGGTGTAACCGATGCCACCACGCCTCGAGATGCTCCTCGTCGCCGCCAGAGCCAAATGGGCAACCCTCCCGAGCCGCACGCGGTGGTCCCTGCTCGTGGCGGTCGGGGCGCTGGGCCTGACCGTGACGCTGCTCTCGCTCCTCTCCGGCCCGCGTGACTTCCAGATCCTGTTCGCCAACCTGCCGCCCGAGGACGCAACCGCCGTGACGGAGGCCCTCCGTCAGGCGCGCGTCCCCACGCGGCTCGCCGAGGGCGGCAAGCAGATCCTGGTGTCGGCTGCCCAGGTCCACGAGTGGCGGCTCAAGCTCGCGAGCCAGGGGCTTCCGTCGGCGGGCAGCCCGGGCTTCGAGCTGTTCGACAAGAGCCAGTTTGGGACCACCGACTTCGCCCAGCGGCTCAATTTCCAGCGCGCCCTCCAGGGGGAGCTGGCCCGGACCATCGGCCAGGTCCGAGAGGTGCTTCAGGCACGCGTGCACCTGGCGATGCCCGCGCCCCGGCTCTTCTCAACCCAGGACCGGCCAGCCTCGGCCTCGGTGGTGGTGCGCCTCAAACCCGGGACGGCGCTCAGGCCGGATCAGGTGCGCGGGATCGTCCACCTGGTCAGCGGCGCGGTCGAAGGGTTGAGCCCCGACCGCGTCACGGTGCTCGACACCAGCGGGCGCGTGCTCGGGAGCGGCGCCGACCGCAGCGTCGGGGGGCTGTCGGGAAGCCAGCAGGAAGCGCGCGCCACCCTGGAGGCCGAGATCGAGCGGCGCGTGCAGACCCTGCTGGACCCCGTCGTCGGGCCCGGCCACTCAGCCGTCCGGGTCGCCGCCCACGTGAACTTCGACCAGGTCGAGCGCACCGAGGAGCGGTTCGACCCCAACTCGGTGGTCAAGCAGGAGACTCGCTCCAACGAGTCAAGCCAGGGCACGTCCTCCCAGCCGAGCGGTGTGCCGGGTCCCGAGTCCCCCCAGACTCCGCTCAACGCTTCCAACAGCCGCACCCAGCGTGAAGCCGAACAGATCACGTACGAGATCTCGCGGACGGTCCAGAAGACCGTGGTAGCCCCGGGAGAAGTGAAGCGTCTCTCCGTGGCGGTCCTCCTGGATACCCCGATCGTCCAAGGGAAGCGCCCGGCGC
This Candidatus Rokuibacteriota bacterium DNA region includes the following protein-coding sequences:
- the fliE gene encoding flagellar hook-basal body complex protein FliE, whose amino-acid sequence is MADIAPQPIASPALRVAPPRPPQPPVVPGAGAGAVNGALPTSFGDLLRDAIAAVNQAQRSAEEAAQTFATGQTRDVTPTLIAVEKANVTFQLLLQVRNRLLEAYQEVLRIQV
- the fliF gene encoding flagellar M-ring protein FliF; translated protein: MPPRLEMLLVAARAKWATLPSRTRWSLLVAVGALGLTVTLLSLLSGPRDFQILFANLPPEDATAVTEALRQARVPTRLAEGGKQILVSAAQVHEWRLKLASQGLPSAGSPGFELFDKSQFGTTDFAQRLNFQRALQGELARTIGQVREVLQARVHLAMPAPRLFSTQDRPASASVVVRLKPGTALRPDQVRGIVHLVSGAVEGLSPDRVTVLDTSGRVLGSGADRSVGGLSGSQQEARATLEAEIERRVQTLLDPVVGPGHSAVRVAAHVNFDQVERTEERFDPNSVVKQETRSNESSQGTSSQPSGVPGPESPQTPLNASNSRTQREAEQITYEISRTVQKTVVAPGEVKRLSVAVLLDTPIVQGKRPARTPAEIERIRRLVQKAAGILPDRGDEVEVAEIPFDVTQVPEREPSAPATRPARAIPSWAWTALSLAVAVSVALVLLEARRRRKIFEEAVAASAVLNAPAPLEAPEPIEEKFAPEPLELKQKDMMKQRVLAAAKQHPDEVVQLLRVWMLKRKVHAG